A stretch of DNA from Pseudomonas sp. HN11:
CCTTGCCCGAGTCGCCCAAGAGCTGACACAGCAAAAGCTCGCGGCCGTTGAGAGGGAGAACGCACTTGAGCAATGGCAGTTGCGGTTGCAACTGGAGCAAAGTCAGCTGGATGAGAGGGTCAGAGAGCTGGAGCAGCGCACCACTCAACTGCATGATCAGTCGCTTTCGGTCAGCCAGAGGAGCGAAGCCCTGAAAGTGACGATATCAAAGGTGTCGGCTTTGCGGCAGAACCTGCGGGGTATGCTGCTCGAGCTGGATCAGACACTGGATAGCTAGACTGGCCTGGCTACTTTCACGGGTTCATTTATCATCAACGCCAGCCAGTCGAGGTCAGGGTTTGAATCCAGACGTATCGGCACTTATGGACATTGCCTGGGGATGCGCGCGTTGAGTACCAAGCTGATTACCAAAGAAGGTCATGAAGCGCTCAAGAAGGAGCTGGATTACCTGTGGCGCGAAAAGCGCCCGGACACTACGCGCAAGGTGACGTGGGCCGCCTCTTTGGGTGACCGTAGCGAAAACGCCGACTACCAGTACAACAAGAAGCTGTTGCGCGAGATCGACCGGCGCGTGCGTTATCTACGTAAGCGCCTCGAAGACATGCGCGTGGTGGAGTACATGCCCGAGCAAGAAGGCAAGGTGTTCTTCGGCGCCTGGGTGGACATCGAAAACGAGCAGGGTGAGACCAAGCGTTTTCGCATCGTCGGCTATGACGAAATTTATGATCGGATGGACTACATCTCCATCGATTCACCCATGGCCCGTGCGTTGCTGCGTAAGGAAGTGGACGATGAAGCCATCGTCCAGACGCCAAATGGAGAAGTGTGCTGGTGGATCACCGGCATTGAATATTTGAAGTGAGCGAAGTTGGCCCGCGTTCTGTGAAGAGCACGGGCCAATGGCGTTTCAACCCTCGCGCAGCACGGTCAGCGGGCTGGCATTCAGCGCGCGGCGGGTGCCGAACACACCGGCACCGCCGATCAGTACGGCACCGATCACCGGCAGTAGTAACAGCCAAGGGTGAGGGTGCCATGCCAGGTCGAACGCATAGCGGTACAACACAAAGGTCACCAACTCCGTCCCCAGTGCCGCCAGCAGCCCACTGACGGCCCCCAGCAAACCGAACTCGATACGCCTGGCCTTGACCAGCAGCTTGCGTTCGGCGCCCAGTGCGCGCAGCAGCGCCCCTTGACGGATGCGCTCGTCCAGGGTGGCTTGCAGGCCGGAGAACAGCACTGCCATGCCTGCCGCCAATACAAACAACAGCACATACTCCACCGCCAGGGTCACTTGGGCGAGGATGCTACGCAACTGCTCCAGCAGCGCCTCGACCTGCAGGATGGTCACCGCCGGGAAGGCCCGTGACAAGTCGACGATTTGTTGGTCATGTCCAGCTGCCAGGTAAAAGCTGGTCAGGTAGGTCGCTGGCAGGTCCTTCAAAGTGCCGGGCTGGAAAATCATGAAGAAGTTAGGCTGGAAGTTATCCCAATTGATGGTCCGCAGGCTGGTCACCCGCGCTTCACGATTTTCCCCGCCCACCGTGAACACCAAGTGGTCATCGAGCTTGAGCTTGAGGCTTTCCGCTACCTTGGCTTCAACAGACACGCCAGGAATTTCATCGGTGGGTTGCTGTGACCACCAAGAACCCGCGGTCAGGGCATTGCCCGGCGGCAGGTCGGCGGCCCACGTCAGACTCAGGTCGCGTTGTACTGCGCGGTCACCGCTGGAGTCTTTGCTCACTATCTCCTGCACCGGTTCGCCGTTGATGCTGATCAGGCGACCTGGCACCACCGGGTACAGCGGCGCCGACTGCGCCTGCAGTTCCAGCAGCCGCGCGCCAAAGGCGTCCTTGTCGGCCGGCAGGATATTCAAGGCGAAGTAGTTGGGCGCGTCCTTGGGCAGCTGGTTTTGCCAGGTGTCGAGCAGCTCGCCACGCAGCAGGGCAATCAAGCCCATGGACAACAGGATCAAGCCAAATGCCAGGGACTGACCCGCCGCCGCCAGCGGATGGCGCAGCAGTTGGCCTAAGCCCAGGCGCCAAGGCAGGGAGGCGCGCGCCAGCAGGCGGCGCAGGCTTTGCAACAGCAGCAGGAGCAGGCCACCAAGGACCAGTGCAGCCACCACGCCGCCGCCGAGTAAGGCGAACGTCAGCACCAGGTCGAGGCTCAGGCGCCACATGATCAGGCCCAAGGCAAACAGCGCCGCGCCGTAGACCATCCAGGTACTGGAAGGGATCGGCAGCAGGTCGCGACGCAAGACCCGCAGCGGTGGCACACGGCCCAGTGCGGCCAGCGGCGGCAGGGCGAAACCGGCGAGGGCGACCAACCCGGTGCCGATCCCGGCAATGGCCGGTAGCAGCCCGCCGGGGGGAACGTCCGACGGCAGCAGGTCGTGGAGGAAATAGAACAGGCCAAACTGCGCCAACCAGCCAAGTAAGGCGCCCGCAAGGCTTGCCAACAACCCGAGCGCGCTCAGTTGCAGGCTGAACAACCACATGGCTTCGCGTCGCGACAACCCCAGGCAGCGTAGCAGTGCACTGGCGTCGAAACGCCGGGTGGCGAAACGATTGGCCGACAGCGCCACGGCCACACCCGCCAGCAACACCGCGACCAGGCTCGCCATGTTCAGGTACCGCTCGGCCTTACCCAGGGCGCCACCGATTTGTTGGTTGCCGTCTCGTGAGTCCTGCAAGCGTTGGTTGGCGGCGAGCCCCGGCTTGACCAAGTCTCGGTAGGTTTGCAGCACGGTGCTGCCCTGCGGCCCGCGCCACAACTCGCGATAACTTACGCGGCTGCCGGGCTGCACCACACCGGTGGCGTCCAGGTCCGCGAGGTTGATCATCACCCTTGGCGTGAGGCTGTAGAAGTTGCCGGCACGGTCTGGCTCATACGTGAGCACGCGCGCCAGGCGCAGGGTCTTCATGCCCACATCGATGCTGTCGCCGACCTTGAGATCCAGTGCCGTCAGCAGCCGCGCTTCCACCCAGGCTTCACCGGGTTTCGGCCCGCCGCCTGGGGTTTCATCGCCAAAGGGCGCAGCCGCGCTTTTCAGTTCACCGCGCAGTGGGTATTGTTCGTTGACCGCCTTGATGCTGGAAAGCTGGATGCCGTTATCGGTGGCTATGACACTGGAGAACTCCACGACGCGGGCGTGATCCAGGCCCAGCTCGGTGCCGGACTGGATTTGCTCGGGACGCGCCGGTGAGCTGCCTTCGAGCACGAGGTCAGCGCCGAGGAACTCGGTGGCGCGCAACAGCATCGCGCCATTGAGGCGTGCACCGAAGTAACCGATAGCGGTGCTGGCGGCCACGGCTACCAGCAGGGCGAAGAACAACACGCGCAATTCGCCGGCGCGGGCATCGCGCAGTAATTGGCGCATGGCAAGGCTGAACAGACGCAACAGCGGCAAACGTGCCATCAAGGCTCCAGGGGGGCGACCATCAGGCCGGCTTCAAGGCGGATCAGGCGTCGGCAACGGTGGGCCAGGCGCTCGTCGTGGGTGACCAACACCAAAGTCGTGCCGCTTTCTTTGTTGAGTTCGAACAGCAGGTCGCTGATGCGCTCGCCGGTGTGGCTGTCGAGGTTGCCAGTGGGTTCATCGGCAAACAGCACGTCAGGCTCCGCGGCAAAGGCGCGGGCAATCGCCACCCGTTGCTGCTCGCCACCGGAGAGTTGGCGCGGCGAGTGGGTGAGGCGCTGGCCCAGGCCTACGCGTTCCAGCAGGTGCCGGGCGCGTTCGCGGGCGTCTTTGCGGCCGTCCAGTTCTAGCGGGAGCATGACGTTTTCCAGCGCGTTAAGGCTGTCGAGCAGTTGGAACGACTGGAACACGAAGCCCACGTGCTCGGCACGGATGCGTGCTCGCTGGTCTTCGTCGAGGGTGCTGAGGGCTTGCCCGGCGAGGGTGACTTCGCCGCTGCTGGGCAGGTCGAGGCCAGCCAGCAAGCCGAGGAGGGTGGATTTACCGGAACCGGAGCTGCCGACGATAGCCAGGCTATCGCCCTTGTTCAGTTCCAGGCTCAGTTCGTGCAGGATAGTCAGTTCACCTTCCGCGCTGGGAACCACTTTGCTAAGGTTCCGCGCGGTGAGAATGCTTGCGCCCATGGAGAATCCGATGCGAATGTGGTTTGTGAGTGCTGCCCTGGCCTTGATGTGCATGGCCCAGAACGCAGCGGCGGGTACAGTCCTGATCGTTGGCGATAGTATCAGTGCCGGTTTCGGCCTGGATACCAGCAAAGGGTGGGTTGCCCTGTTGCAGCAACGGCTCAAGAGGGAAGGTTTCGACGATAAAGTGGTCAATGCTTCCATCAGCGGCGATACCAGTGCCGGAGGCCTGGCGCGGCTGCCGGCGGCGCTTGCAGAGCATAAGCCGGACGTGGTGGTGATCGAGTTGGGCGGCAACGACGGCTTGCGTGGACAGCCACCCGCGCAATTGCAACAAAATCTTGCGTCGATGATCGATCAGTCCAAGGCGGGCGGGGCCAAGGTGTTGCTGTTGGGGATGCAGTTACCCCCCAATTATGGCCCGCGATACACCACTGCGTTTGCCGAGGTCTATGGTGTGTTGGCCAAGCAGAAAAACGTCCCGCTGGTGCCGTTTTTCCTCGATGGCGTGGGCGGGCATCCGGAACTGATGCAGGCCGATCAACTGCATCCGGCGGTCGGCGCCCAAGGCAAGTTGCTGGAAAATGTCTGGCCGACGTTAAAACCGCTGCTATGACGCTTTTCTACCGGCAGGCTTTCGGCTAAGGTGGCGCCCCCCCGATTTGGAGCCCCTGATGTCGCGTCCTGCCTGGTCCCTGTTTAACTACCAACTGATCGAGCCGGACGAGCAGCTGGATCTGTTCGCCTGTCAGGAAGTGCGGGTGCATCTGGTGGCGCGTCAATTGGAATTGGGCGGCTCCATTGATCGCACGCTGTGCGGTACATTATTGCCTGCGCAACCGCGTTGGTCGCGGGTCGACCGTTCGATCTTTCAGGACCAGCGCCTGTGCCCTTTGTGTCGTGCGATACTAGAGTCCCAGAAGCGTGGCACGCCGCCGATCTGGCCGGAGCTGCGTTTCGAGCTTTAGATGCAGCTGCAAGCTTCAAGCTATAAGCTGTAAGCTAGCGGCTGAAAGCCTGCGGCTTGTCGCTCGCCTTTAACCTACCCGTCGTTCTGCGAAGGATTTTCCGGATGTTGTCGCGCCTTTCCGTCGTCACCTGCTGCCTGTCCCTTGCTGCACTTTGTGCCGCCGGTTCTGCTTCAGCCCTGCAGTTGCCCTTGCCGCCACCGGGTGAGGACATTGTCGGTCAGGTCCAGGTGATCAAGGCCAAGTACGAAGACACCTTTGCCGACCTGGGCACCACCTATGACCTGGGTTACTCGGAGATGGTCGCCGCCAACCCCGGCGTGGATGCTTGGTTGCCGGGCGCTGGCACCGAGATCGTGCTGCCGACGCGTTTCATCCTGCCGCCGGGCCCGCGCGAAGGCATTGTGATCAACCTGGCGGAATACCGGCTTTATTACTTCCCCAAGGGCCAGAACGTGGTCTACACGTTCCCGCTGGGGATCGGTCGTGAAGGCTGGGGGTCGCCAATCGCCCACACCAGCATCATTGCCAAGACACCCAACCCGACCTGGACTCCTCCCGCGTCGATCAAGGCCGAGCACGCCGCCAACGGTGATCCGCTGCCCAACGTGGTACCGGCCGGGCCGGACAACCCGCTGGGTCCGTTCAAGTTCACCCTGGGCACGCCGGGTTACTTGATCCATGGCTCCAACATGAAATTTGGTATCGGAACGCGTACAAGCCACGGCTGCTTCCGCATGTTCAACAACAACGTGCTGGAGATGGCGGGCATGGTGCCGGTGGGGACATCAGTGCGCATCATCAACGATGCCTACAAGTTCGGTCGCAGTGGTGGCAAGGTTTATCTTGAAGCACATACGCCGCTCAATGATGACGGAACGCCGTCGGTGGTCGACAAGCACACTGCAGTGATCAACGCCTTGCTGAAGCGTGAAGACTTGGCCAACCAATTGCGCGTGAACTGGGACCAGGTGCGCGACGTCGTCGCGGCGGAAGACGGCTTGCCGACGGAAATCGGCGTGCCTGGCGCAGCCTCGGTAGCCGCGAGCGCACCGATCGACCTGCAGCAGTAACACGGTTCGATCAACAGCCCGCTACGGCGGGCTTTTCATTGCCCGCGATTCGCGCACAAACCCCAGGCAATAAAAAAGCCGACCCATAAATGGATCGGCTTGATAACAACCCCGAGGGATTATTACTTGCGGCTAGCTTTTTCAAGCATACGCAGTGCGCGCTCGTTAGCTTCGTCAGCAGTCTGTTGTGCTTTTTGAGCAGCAGCCAGAGCTTCATCAGCTTTACGGTAGGCTTCGTCTGCACGAGCCTGGGAGCGAGCTGCTGCGTCTTCAGTTGCAGTCAGACGTGCTTCGGTTTCTTTGGAGACGCTGCTGCAACCGGTAGCCAGAACTGCGGCCAGAGCCAGTGCAGAGAATTTCAGAACGTTGTTCATCGTGTTCCCCTTCAAGGACTTTCTATTAGATGGCTAGTTCGCCCAGAGTGAGCTAAGAGCCGGCGTACATACTACCCATTACTTGTAGTAAGTAAACTGACGTAGCGCAAGAAGCAAAAAAAATTCTCGTGCCGCATCTATTTTGGCTAATCTTTTGGAGGTTTGTATAAAAACCGTCCAGTTTTTTTCAATCAGGCGAAAATTGGATCCAGGCTGAAAGGGCCGGCCCGCATATGTTAAGCCTTGTAAACAGATGAAAATTTATATATCCACGCTGACACTTACGTTCAGCCTGGCTTTGCTTTGTCTTGCATCTTTTATGCATGTAGAGGTGACTTTAAGAGCCCCTGTTCGTCTTAAGGTTCAACTGCCGGCAATGTTCAGGCTTTCGATCCCTGGTTGATCGGAGCCCTTTCTATATCCGCCAGCGGCGGGGATGACGAGTGCGCCTTGAGCAATTTCAGGATTGGTGCCTACTATTATTCCCTACGGCTGGTTGTAAGCGCTCAGGGTTTTCTCGATGTCGAAACCGGCACGGGGTGGCGCAGAGGTTCCTTCGCCGGAAAAACATCGGTAAGGTAGGGGTCAGAAACCAAGACCCGCGAGGAGTAGTGATGAGCGAGGCGTTGTCCATCCACCATGACCAGGCTGGTCATCAGTTCGAGACCAATGTGGACGGTCATCGTGCCTATCTGACCTATATGGACCTCGGCAAACAGACCCTGGATATCTATCGCACCTTCGTGCCCAATGCACTGCGGGGCCGTGGTATTGCGGCGGCATTGACCGAGGAAGCCTTGAAGTTCGCCGAAGAGGCAGGCTACACGGTGATCCCGTCCTGCTCCTATGTCGAACGCTACATGGAGCGCCACCAGCGCCATGCCGCGAAGCTGTAAACCGTAAACAGCAGTATGAAAAACGCCGGGCTTAGCCCGGCGTTTTTGTGTGCGCTCGATACAGATTCAGGTGCGTTTGCGCTTAGGCAATACGTCCTTGAGCTTGGCATGCATGCTGCGCAGGGTGTTTTCGGTGGCGGACCAGTCGATGCAGGCATCGGTGATCGACACGCCATACTGCAAGTCGGCCAGATCTTTTGGAATCGCCTGGCAACCCCAGTTCAGGTGGCTCTCGACCATCAGGCCGATGATCGATTGGTTGCCTTCCAGGATCTGGTTGGCGACGTTTTCCATCACCAGCGGCTGCAGGGCCGGGTCCTTGTTGGAGTTGGCGTGGCTGCAGTCGACCATGATGTTCGGCTTGATCTTGGCCTTGCTCAGCGCCTGCTCGCACAGGGCAACGCTGACCGAATCATAGTTGGGCTTGCCGTTACCGCCGCGCAATACCACGTGACCGTAGGCGTTGCCCTTGGTGGTGACGATGGACACGCCACCTTCCTGGTTGATACCCAGGAAACGGTGCGGGCTGGAGACCGACTGCAGCGCGTTGATCGCCACGGTCAGGCCGCCGTCGGTGCCGTTCTTGAAGCCCACGGCCGAGGAGAGGCCGGACGCCATTTCGCGGTGAGTCTGGGATTCGGTGGTACGTGCGCCGATGGCCGACCAGCTGATAAGGTCCTGCAGGTACTGCGGAGAGATCGGGTCGAGCGCTTCGGTGGCGGTGGGCAGGCCCATCTCGGCCAGGTCCAGCAGCAACTGACGACCGATGTGCAAGCCGTCCTGGATCTTGAACGAGTCGTCCAGGTACGGGTCGTTGATCAAGCCTTTCCAGCCGACGGTGGTACGCGGTTTTTCGAAATAGACGCGCATCACCAGGTAGAGCGTGTCGGACACTTCCGCCGCCAGCACTTTGAGGCGCTCGGCGTACTCGTGGGCAGCCTTGAGGTCGTGGATCGAGCAAGGCCCGATGACGACGAACAGGCGGTGGTCGGTGCCGTCGAGAATATTACGGATGACTTCGCGGCCCTTGGTGACTGTCTGCAGGGCAGCGTCGCTCAAAGGGATTTCGCGCTTGAGCTGATCGGGTGTGATCAGGGTCTCGTTGGATTCGACGTTTAGGTCATTGATCGGTAAATCAGCCATCGTGTTACTCGTCAGGGTCACGGGTGCCGGCCGCCAGCCATCCCCGTGCGGCGGAGCACAGCATGATTTGAATGCAGGGGGGAAGAACCTTAGCGCGTAACACGGGCCCGCGACAATGGGCAAAGCCCGCTTTAATCCGGTGCCGGCGCCACAAAGGCCTCATGGGAGAACTCGCTGGCATGGCGCGATACCCATTCACGGGCCAGTTCCTCGAGTTGCTGGGGAGTAGGTTCGGCGTCTTCGTGCTGGCGGCAGTAGCGCTCTATCCTGCATGCTTGCTCACCCATTCGCGCACCGAACAGCGCATGTTCATCGGTAAACGAGACGCCGATGCGGTAGCCGTTATCCACCTTGCGGCACCATGCCACGTAGCCCGGATACCGCGCACTGGCACCCAGGGAAGGGATATGCAGATCAACCGCCGTGCCTTCGCGCCAGGCGCGCGGCCAATGGCAGGCGACGCCGCCCATGCCGGCAGTGTGCAGGCGTTGACGGGGAATAGCAGGGGAGGGGCGTTGGATTAACTCGACGGCGACATCATCAGGGTGAGGTAAAAAACGACCCATGTACACGGACTCCGAGCACCGTCCAATTGACGGCGGTGGCAGCAGTATAGTGAAGGAACTGGAATTGACCGACCTGGATATTGACCAGCAATTGCTGGGATTGCCAGGTATTTCGCTCGTGGTGTTTACCAGCGTAGGCTGCTCCAGTTGCCGCTGGGCACGCCAGCAACTGCCCGGCTGGCCGTTGCCGGTGGACCGCGTGTGCTGGGTAGATGCCGGGCACAACGGGGGTGCGGTCGAACGCTACCAGATCTTTCATTTGCCGGCGTTGTTCATGGTGTGCGAGGGTCAATTCCTCGGGCAATTACAGACGCGTCTTACATGTACTGACCTGAACGACGCCATTCAACAAGCGCTTACCCGCACTCCAGAGGATCTGCCATGACCACACAATCACCCCGCATCGGCATTATTGGCACCGGTGCCATTGGTGGTTTTTACGGTTTGATGCTGGCCCGCGCCGGTTTCGATGTGCACTTCCTGTTGCGAAGTGAATACGCGGCGGTCAGCGAGCACGGTCTGCGCCTGAACAGCACAGTGCATGGCCCCTTGCACTTGCACCCGGTGCAGGCGTATGCCCGCGCCGCTGATATGCCGCCGTGCGATTGGCTGCTGGTGGGCACCAAGTCGACCGGCAACGTCGACCTGGCCCCGACCATCGCCCAAGTTGCTGCCCTGGACGCCAAGGTGGTGTTGCTGCAAAACGGCCTCGATGTTGAAGACAGCCTGCGTGAACACCTGCCAGCGTCGCTGCATCTGCTCGGCGGCCTGTGCTACATCGGCGTGCACCGCTCAGCCCCTGGCGTGATCGAGCATCAGGCGTTAGGCCGGGTCAATCTGGGTTATCACAGTGGTACGGCGGCCAATGATGATGCGGCCCAACAGGCGATTGTCGAAGCCGGCGCTGCGCTGTTTCACAAGGCCGGCATTGAGTCCCAGGCCATGGCCAGCGTGCATCAGGCCCGCTGGCACAAGTTGGTGTGGAACGTGCCATACAACGGCCTCTCCGTCTTATTGGGCACCGGCACCACAGCCATGATGGCGGACGAAGCCAGTCGCGAGCTGATCCAGGCACTGATGGCCGAAGTGGTGCAGGGCGCCCATGCCTGCGGTCATGAAATCCCCCAAAGCTACGCCGAGCAGATGTTCACCATGACTGAAACCATGGACGACTACCTGCCGAGCATGTACCACGACCACGTGCACAAACGCCCGCTGGAGCTGGCCGCGATCTACGCTCGGCCACTCGCCGCCGCCAAAGCCGCCGGTTGCGAACTGCCGCGGATGCAGGCGCTGTACCAGGCCTTGAGTTTTATTGATCGGCATAACCGCTGAGTCGGGAGACACGCAATGGCAAAAGGATTGGGCGACAAACTGGTGCTGGCGATTTCTTCGCGAGCCCTGTTCGACTTGAGCGATAGCCACAAGATCTATCTGGCCGAAGGGGTCGAGACGTACCGTCAATACCAGATTGAACACGAGGAGGAAATCCTCGAGCCCGGTGACGCCTTCCCGCTGGTCAAGAAGCTGCTCAGCCTGAACGCCAGCCTGGGCCGTGCCCGGGTCGAAGTGGTGCTGGTATCGCGCAACAGCGCTGACACCGGCCTGCGCGTGTTCAACTCGATTCAACATTACGGCCTGGATATTTCCCGCGCTGCTTTCGTAGGCGGGCGTAGTCCTTATCCTTATCTGGCGGCGTTTGGTTGCCATCTGTTTCTTTCGACCCATGCTGAGGACGTGCGCAGCGCCCTCGACGCCGGCTTTGCGGCGGCGACAATTTTGTCTGGGGGGCCAAACCGCGCCTCCAGTGACGAACTGCGCATCGCCTTCGACGGTGACGCCGTACTGTTTTCCGATGAGTCGGAGCGGGTGTACCAGGCGGGCGGGTTGGAAGCGTTCCAGGCCAATGAGCGAGAGTCGGCGCGCCAGCCGTTGCACGGTGGTCCATTCAAAGGTTTTTTGGCGGCACTCAATCTGTTGCAGCGCGAGTTCGCAGATGAGGCTTGCCCGATCCGCACCGCGTTGGTTACCGCTCGATCGGCGCCGTCCCATGAACGGGTGATTCGCACCTTGCGTGAATGGGATATACGCCTGGACGAGTCGTTGTTCCTCGGCGGCCTGGAAAA
This window harbors:
- a CDS encoding 3-deoxy-7-phosphoheptulonate synthase; translation: MADLPINDLNVESNETLITPDQLKREIPLSDAALQTVTKGREVIRNILDGTDHRLFVVIGPCSIHDLKAAHEYAERLKVLAAEVSDTLYLVMRVYFEKPRTTVGWKGLINDPYLDDSFKIQDGLHIGRQLLLDLAEMGLPTATEALDPISPQYLQDLISWSAIGARTTESQTHREMASGLSSAVGFKNGTDGGLTVAINALQSVSSPHRFLGINQEGGVSIVTTKGNAYGHVVLRGGNGKPNYDSVSVALCEQALSKAKIKPNIMVDCSHANSNKDPALQPLVMENVANQILEGNQSIIGLMVESHLNWGCQAIPKDLADLQYGVSITDACIDWSATENTLRSMHAKLKDVLPKRKRT
- the greB gene encoding transcription elongation factor GreB, with protein sequence MSTKLITKEGHEALKKELDYLWREKRPDTTRKVTWAASLGDRSENADYQYNKKLLREIDRRVRYLRKRLEDMRVVEYMPEQEGKVFFGAWVDIENEQGETKRFRIVGYDEIYDRMDYISIDSPMARALLRKEVDDEAIVQTPNGEVCWWITGIEYLK
- a CDS encoding ABC transporter permease, with the translated sequence MARLPLLRLFSLAMRQLLRDARAGELRVLFFALLVAVAASTAIGYFGARLNGAMLLRATEFLGADLVLEGSSPARPEQIQSGTELGLDHARVVEFSSVIATDNGIQLSSIKAVNEQYPLRGELKSAAAPFGDETPGGGPKPGEAWVEARLLTALDLKVGDSIDVGMKTLRLARVLTYEPDRAGNFYSLTPRVMINLADLDATGVVQPGSRVSYRELWRGPQGSTVLQTYRDLVKPGLAANQRLQDSRDGNQQIGGALGKAERYLNMASLVAVLLAGVAVALSANRFATRRFDASALLRCLGLSRREAMWLFSLQLSALGLLASLAGALLGWLAQFGLFYFLHDLLPSDVPPGGLLPAIAGIGTGLVALAGFALPPLAALGRVPPLRVLRRDLLPIPSSTWMVYGAALFALGLIMWRLSLDLVLTFALLGGGVVAALVLGGLLLLLLQSLRRLLARASLPWRLGLGQLLRHPLAAAGQSLAFGLILLSMGLIALLRGELLDTWQNQLPKDAPNYFALNILPADKDAFGARLLELQAQSAPLYPVVPGRLISINGEPVQEIVSKDSSGDRAVQRDLSLTWAADLPPGNALTAGSWWSQQPTDEIPGVSVEAKVAESLKLKLDDHLVFTVGGENREARVTSLRTINWDNFQPNFFMIFQPGTLKDLPATYLTSFYLAAGHDQQIVDLSRAFPAVTILQVEALLEQLRSILAQVTLAVEYVLLFVLAAGMAVLFSGLQATLDERIRQGALLRALGAERKLLVKARRIEFGLLGAVSGLLAALGTELVTFVLYRYAFDLAWHPHPWLLLLPVIGAVLIGGAGVFGTRRALNASPLTVLREG
- a CDS encoding putative 2-dehydropantoate 2-reductase, with amino-acid sequence MTTQSPRIGIIGTGAIGGFYGLMLARAGFDVHFLLRSEYAAVSEHGLRLNSTVHGPLHLHPVQAYARAADMPPCDWLLVGTKSTGNVDLAPTIAQVAALDAKVVLLQNGLDVEDSLREHLPASLHLLGGLCYIGVHRSAPGVIEHQALGRVNLGYHSGTAANDDAAQQAIVEAGAALFHKAGIESQAMASVHQARWHKLVWNVPYNGLSVLLGTGTTAMMADEASRELIQALMAEVVQGAHACGHEIPQSYAEQMFTMTETMDDYLPSMYHDHVHKRPLELAAIYARPLAAAKAAGCELPRMQALYQALSFIDRHNR
- a CDS encoding ABC transporter ATP-binding protein, producing MGASILTARNLSKVVPSAEGELTILHELSLELNKGDSLAIVGSSGSGKSTLLGLLAGLDLPSSGEVTLAGQALSTLDEDQRARIRAEHVGFVFQSFQLLDSLNALENVMLPLELDGRKDARERARHLLERVGLGQRLTHSPRQLSGGEQQRVAIARAFAAEPDVLFADEPTGNLDSHTGERISDLLFELNKESGTTLVLVTHDERLAHRCRRLIRLEAGLMVAPLEP
- the oprI gene encoding outer membrane lipoprotei OprI; this translates as MNNVLKFSALALAAVLATGCSSVSKETEARLTATEDAAARSQARADEAYRKADEALAAAQKAQQTADEANERALRMLEKASRK
- a CDS encoding 5'-nucleotidase, which encodes MAKGLGDKLVLAISSRALFDLSDSHKIYLAEGVETYRQYQIEHEEEILEPGDAFPLVKKLLSLNASLGRARVEVVLVSRNSADTGLRVFNSIQHYGLDISRAAFVGGRSPYPYLAAFGCHLFLSTHAEDVRSALDAGFAAATILSGGPNRASSDELRIAFDGDAVLFSDESERVYQAGGLEAFQANERESARQPLHGGPFKGFLAALNLLQREFADEACPIRTALVTARSAPSHERVIRTLREWDIRLDESLFLGGLEKSAFLEAFAADVFFDDQAGHCEKAMEFVATGHVPHGISNEVKR
- a CDS encoding arylesterase, whose product is MRMWFVSAALALMCMAQNAAAGTVLIVGDSISAGFGLDTSKGWVALLQQRLKREGFDDKVVNASISGDTSAGGLARLPAALAEHKPDVVVIELGGNDGLRGQPPAQLQQNLASMIDQSKAGGAKVLLLGMQLPPNYGPRYTTAFAEVYGVLAKQKNVPLVPFFLDGVGGHPELMQADQLHPAVGAQGKLLENVWPTLKPLL
- a CDS encoding thioredoxin, translating into MYTDSEHRPIDGGGSSIVKELELTDLDIDQQLLGLPGISLVVFTSVGCSSCRWARQQLPGWPLPVDRVCWVDAGHNGGAVERYQIFHLPALFMVCEGQFLGQLQTRLTCTDLNDAIQQALTRTPEDLP
- a CDS encoding PilZ domain-containing protein — protein: MGRFLPHPDDVAVELIQRPSPAIPRQRLHTAGMGGVACHWPRAWREGTAVDLHIPSLGASARYPGYVAWCRKVDNGYRIGVSFTDEHALFGARMGEQACRIERYCRQHEDAEPTPQQLEELAREWVSRHASEFSHEAFVAPAPD
- a CDS encoding L,D-transpeptidase family protein — translated: MLSRLSVVTCCLSLAALCAAGSASALQLPLPPPGEDIVGQVQVIKAKYEDTFADLGTTYDLGYSEMVAANPGVDAWLPGAGTEIVLPTRFILPPGPREGIVINLAEYRLYYFPKGQNVVYTFPLGIGREGWGSPIAHTSIIAKTPNPTWTPPASIKAEHAANGDPLPNVVPAGPDNPLGPFKFTLGTPGYLIHGSNMKFGIGTRTSHGCFRMFNNNVLEMAGMVPVGTSVRIINDAYKFGRSGGKVYLEAHTPLNDDGTPSVVDKHTAVINALLKREDLANQLRVNWDQVRDVVAAEDGLPTEIGVPGAASVAASAPIDLQQ
- a CDS encoding GNAT family N-acetyltransferase, with product MSEALSIHHDQAGHQFETNVDGHRAYLTYMDLGKQTLDIYRTFVPNALRGRGIAAALTEEALKFAEEAGYTVIPSCSYVERYMERHQRHAAKL